One Apteryx mantelli isolate bAptMan1 chromosome 2, bAptMan1.hap1, whole genome shotgun sequence genomic window, GAAATGAGTCAACCATTTGCCTCAGCATTTCCAGAGTCAAGTGAATGCCTCATTTTTATTGTTCCCCAAAGAAAGGTAAAGTCTCTCACAAAGAAATAAAAGTAACACTTAAACTGACACTTGGATCAAGCTAATGCAGACTCTGGAATGATGGACTCTGGACTCTCTCTGATGCCAATTCAAGTCTGTACCTTTTTAATGGTCTCACTGGTTTATTTCCCATAGCTCTGTACAGTTAATTCCTAAAATCTGGTCTCGCCAGAACTGAACTCAAACTAAACCACATCTTCTGTTTTATGGTATAATACATCTCCCCTCCAAAAAGAATCAGTAGCTTCAGAGatgatttttgtttaaatatactCTAGTATCAACTATGGAGGAAACAGATTTTGAAGCTTGTAATTATTGCTTAAGAGCTCAGCAATGAGAAATAAATTTTTAACCAAGTATTCATTCAGTTATCCCAAGAAACAGAAGCATCTTCAAAATACTAGTAGTTGGATACTGCTACTACCATGTACTAGGCAGTTCTGTGTTGGTATCATCCTGCTCTGAAAAGGCTTTTGAACAGCAGAAGTTGAAAATACTTGCATTACATTAGAGACTGAAATGCACATTCTTCTAAGCCAAATCTAAATAGCAATAGAGTTCTGCAATAGACAACTAGAGCACTTAAAATATCTTAAATCGGTAATTCCAGTATATTAGTCATCTGTAGGGTACTGGCAATACAGAATGTGTACATTTACAGGATAATTTACAGGTCAGTTTAATACATGATAATTTAAAAGTTAGTAGTACTGTACTAACATTATTTACAAGACAAATACAATAGCTCAGCTACTCCACTGAAGATACCTGCAACATTAATAGTTTAGAGCATCTAATTTTAGAAACTTTAATATGCAACTCGGATTAAGTATTTTCTCTAATATACCCCATGAGATGGCAGTGGTTCAGAATTATAGTTAAGCTTTTAGAaacgaacaaaaataaaatatttagcttttcAAAGAGAGAGACAAAATCTCCTATGAATTCCAGTGTTACTGGTAATTCTTACGGATTTCATCATAAGGATCATCTGCCAGCTCAAGTGATGACATGTTAATACCCTGTCAGCTAGCACAATTATCTactaacaaaaaaacctcttatgCCTTGCTACGGCATACTCAAAAGCATGATCACAGGGGAAACATATAGGCAACTATTTAAGAACATGCAGTAGTAAAACTGacaaaaacagagaaatttaaaaatatattccatCTTGGTGATGAAAAGGCTGAAACGTTCCATTTACTCGCAAAAAATAACCACAGCACAATCCATGCCAAGAATTTAAACAAAGACCAGTGAGAAGTAACTAGGACATGTGCATGGAAGATTGGAAGCAGCAATATGAGTGAGGCACTATCATCAGCCATTGACCTATTCAGTCCACTCAAGCAGAGTGCATGTTTCACTTATCCTATAGTATCTGCTCAGTTGATGACATGAGATTGCAGATAATATGCTATGCTTACTTTTGATAGCTTATCCATCACCTTTAATTTTCCACTGAATATCTGGACCCTAGAAACGTTGAGAAGTTAAAACTTACAAAACTTACAATAGCACTTTGTATTTTGAAGAGGTGTGAATAGGCAGACAGAAACAAACAAGATAACTCtgtctcttccccccaccccaagtaACAGTTCCATTTCAGCAGAAGTTCAAAAATaagcttcggggggggggggggggggggtctgttttTCCTCATAATCCAATGTCAATCCAAATTCCCAGAAATTTAATATACATTTTGCTACATGTTTTTCATTTTGGCCATGAGTTCTTCTAGGCTTTCCTCAGACTCTGCCACTGTTTCATCAGTTACAGCATTCTCTTCCTATTAGTAACAGGAGaaaaaattaggaagaaaaatagCACGCAAACATCCCCCTCCCAATGCCATTTTCTTAGAACCAAGAACACAATTGTAAGATTAGGCTCCAGTGATTTAACAGCAAAGTGGTCTACAAAAGATATGCTCCGTTCTGATTAGGATTTAGAATGTTCTGACAGCAACACATACAAATTGTGTTCCCCAGATCATTAATTTCACTTTGACTACACAAtccttttaaaagacaaatataGTAAAAAATATTAGTCACTGAGAAAATTATGTTTGCTTACAACTAGGACACAAAATATGAAATACATTCACTTCTGTCACCTCAAAACTACATTCACACTAACtttaaagaaatttatttttcagaagaacaATTGAGACTGGATCATAGAAAACACTGGTGGAATGGGCCGAGATACAGTTTTACTGGAATTGTTTAAGATGGAATTTTATTTTAGGTTTAAATGGTACCCAAACTGATAGCTATTATAAATTTAATGTGTAGGATATACTTCAAAAATAAGTGTATTCTAAAAGAATAAATAGTGAAGTGCATATTACCTTGTTTGGGATAGTATATGCTACAGTAATTCCCTCTGGAAGATCAGGTACTGGACCAGAAGCAGCCGTCAGCTCCTCTTCTGAAATTTCTGATACTAATTCaatgcctttgcattaaaaagaaatgagaaccccattaaaaataagaaagagtTCTTTAATCAATATGTTAGAGGAAAAACTGCAGCtacttttctgaaaaacagaaaatttgaaaTAGAAGATCTTTCTGCTTTTAACTACTTCATCCCCATTATCAATGCAAAGTGTTTTCCTTTAGAATATATGAAATGATTCCATACTTGTACGTTATGGGCAAGAATTGCACTTCTTTAGGACTTTATTTTCTCACAGTTTAAATCTTATTGTGAGGAAAGTCTTCCCAATGGTAAGGTAAGATTATTCTCTATATAATGTAATAAACAGAACATGCATATGCATTCTTGAcatgtttataaaaaaaatgtGCTTACAGTTTCTTAAGAACAATTCTTTCAAATTTGAAGTCCTCAGAGGAATATAAAGAACTATGAGGATGCCATAGTATAAGTGGTGGTGGAAATGACAAATGCTCTTTAGATTTAAAAGGAAGACACAGGGAAATTGAGACACAAAACAAAGACTTGCTTTGTGTATTAAAGATACCCACAATCTAATGAATACATATTTTGACATCTTCATATCTTCAGATCATCATCTGAGAAACTACTTTACTTAAACATTGTTAACTCTTGAGCCTAAAGTCTGCTCAGTATACTAAAACTGCATCAATTTGTGTTAACATTACTATCAAAATCAGTGAAAAGCCAGCAGTAATCAAGCAACGtaagctaaaataaataaataaaggaaggaaggaagtgtgACAAGTACTCTATACTGTGTTCACCCAACATGAAGAATATAATTGAAATACTTTATACTGGTGACATCATTGAGTCTCCAGTTGATTACTTACCCCAGTCATTGTCTTCATgtactatttcttcttcctgttcaATTACTTCTTGTTTTGATTGCACAGCTTCTTTCTTCTGAAGAAAGAACACAAAAACACCTAATAATACATGTAACAGTCCAATTTTCAACAAGAGCAAGAAAGATCAAATTTAATATtcacaattattttaatatttaagatATGCAGTCACAGTTTAGAACTTCCTTAGGCATTAAAAGGCAAagtacaagcaaaaataaaaaataaaaaaaagctttaacacTCAAAGACAGTAACATATGACTACCAGAAAGGTTGAGCAATTACTGCAGAAAAACATCTTATCTGATATAACTGCATGCAAGTCACTGCCTACCCTTAAGATAACTGTAAGTATTTTTAGAAATTCATGTAATCACCTGAAGATAAGGCCACTGAAAACTGGAGTAGTGATGACAGTTTTCTTTTACTACAGTTTCATAGCTTGCTTTGTTCTCAAGACTTTACTAAAGTATAAGACCATTTTTACCTTataattttcctgctgttttctgcAATTTTGGTCACCGCATTGTGGGTTTGGCTTCATAGCCATAGTTGGAAAGAAATCCTGCATTGCGTTGTAACCAAGATAATAACTCACAGTGCCAAAATTCAGCAGATatctagaaaaacaaaatgagaaagcagGTCCTTATATATGGATGCAAACATAACACCTCAGTTGCTCAGGcaatcatttttttccctaaagagcTTCTGGAGTGCACAGTCATACCACTGACCCGTAGTGACTTCACTTACGTTATTGCAATTGTCCTAAAATAAGCTGTAGTCACTTGAGTTACTGACAACAGCATAACTGCATCAATACAGAATCAGGTCCTCTTGTGGTGTGTTGGTGTATTTGTGTGAGAACAGTCAGCTACAGTCTCTGAAAAAATATGTTTAGAGTAATATGTAAGTAATTTTCTCCTATGCCTAAACTCATTCCTACTTGATAGATTCAGATGCCAGGTATTACGAAGGAAGAGTTTTCAACAGCTGATCAGAACCAGCCTAATCTATCTCCAGGGTCAAATTTGCAATACAAATGCAAGTTTAAAGTGTAACATTTGAAACTTGCCTTCTTCATTAAAGACAAACAGCTGCTGTTATGCAATTCTATGCAATACCTGTctgcacaactgaaaacaaagctTTGTTGTATATAGGCATAATTGCAAACATAGAAACTAGAAATTTTTGGACAACTCTAACAAAACCAAGCTAAGGCTAAAAATTGGCTAAACAAAGTATGATCCTATTCTCTAGATATTTTTAAGCATAACTTTGAATACTACATCCAGTCACTTCCAAAGTTTAAGCACTGAGAGAACTGAAGTAAAGGGAAAACATCCTGCATGGAGTTGGTAAGTTTCGATAATAAGATGCTGGGGAAAGACGATGCATCATtttgaaactgaaagaaaacataaaaaattgTTCACAAATTTTCCTTGCAGagagatgcaatttttttttaaaacagctgaaGTCATATGACtaattttgaaaaacaataaaatatttcatattgctGTATAACTATTTTTGTTTCACCTCAGATTTTTATAATACCAAGGCTGCACAAGAAATTGTTTTTTCCTTGTTCATGTACAAAATTTCAAAGGTGAGTTAGCCCTCTATCATTTCTGCCTATAGGTCAATGATGTCACATGGGAgcttgtttaaatacagaactaagaggaaaaaaaaatacaactcccCCCCCCATGTGTGTACACAGTAAAAACTCTTAGGAAAACACTTAAAACCTTTCCCTGCCCCTGAAAAGTTCTATTAAAAATAGCAATGCCAAAATAAAGACTTCTGTGATTCAAGCAGTATGTATTTCAGCCCTGCCTAATGATACCAATACCTTTAGGAAATAGGCCACAGATATAAGCCGCAGATATTTAAAAAGAATCAGACCAATCAATATGAAAGATCTCTTCAGAGTTCTTCATACCATAGTGCAGCACACACTGAGCAGCAGCAACTCAGTCACTTACTTCAGAACATTCTGTACAAGAATTCCTGCCACAACACCCATGGTGGTAGGAAGACTCGCTGCACAAACTCCTTCTCGTTTTAACGTTTTCTCATCAATATTTGCAGCAACTACAAGTGGAGGAGCACACTgtggaaaataaagaaattcagttttaaaaatgcattaaaaaaaaccccacagatcaCACAAACACCATATTTTAAGCTACTCCCATCAGCTGTGCCAAGATCACATTCACTAGCCAGCTGATCTTCATACTCCcagtcccatttaaaaaaaaaaaaacaaaaaaaacaaaaaaacccagcaatcCTGCAGAGCACTGCATACCGCAAAACAAGCAGATTCACCAGGTATGATCAGCTGTATATGTCCTGACACTGCATTTTCACTCACTCCAGATTCCATCCAGATTTGTCCAAGTTCATTGCAggccttaaaaaaacaaatgcacaCATCAGCAATGTGGAAGtttaatggaaaaataagttGTAAATTGAGACTGATTAAACATAGAGCCTTTCTGTCTTAAAGCCAGAAGATTATTAGTCaagaagaagaacagaaaaggaaggaaagaaactgtAAGAGAGTAAAAATGAAAGGACAACTCAAGCTGTCCTCATGAAGCTAGGCCTTTGCGCTTGCATGAAGACCTGTCAAAACAAAGGCAGTATTGAATTGATACAGGCATTAGAAATCCAGTTACTAGATCCACACTCCCAAATCTAACTGGACACACTACACCCTCATACTTTTAATGGCCTGGATATAGCATATCTGTGCACATTCAGCGCATATAATTTGTAGATCAGTTAGCTGTGAATGATAacagaaaacatgcattttgCATAATATTCTGCACTGGGTGCTACTGTAAAGAAAAATAGTGTGATTAGGTGTACAACCTTAAGacactttttaatatttaaaaagtcaTATGAAGTGTACAATTAGCTATACATGGTTTTAAGGAAGCTTATAAGATTCAACATGCTAGGCTTTGATACTACAtacatataaagaaaataatttggaaattCAGAGAGGATTTACAACACTTACTCCTTTACTAAGCATTATCTGCTAGGCACTTAAAAGACTACAGTTGTACTTATGCACATAGAATGCATTTTACAAAAAATGATAAAAGCTCAGATTAATTTAAAGAAACATGAGGAGGAACTTTCTCAAAAGATTCTTGGTAAGGtcctgtcttttctctagtcCCTACAATTTCCAGCTATTGCGGAAGAAAAATACTTACTCCACAAGCTCATCAAGAGTCCAAGCATGCCCTAGATGGCCTTACCGTGTTAATTGCCATGCGAGCTTCAAAGTTGTCCACACAGCTTAGAACAAGATCGACAGGTTTCCCTTCCTCTAGCGCACCGTTACTGGAATAAATATCAGAAGTTTGCATGAAATTGCTAGTGGACCAAAATACCAACATGACAATCAACATGCATCTTCAGATTAGAGAAACACGCAGGAAGTACATTTCTAACAAAACTTGTACCTTCTTTTTCACTCGCACAACTAGCGTTGTATTTCAGCAGTAAAACAGCTGCCAGGAACAGCAGCACACTGAAGCTGGGTTTCATATACATGGGCATTTTAGATTAAGGGAAGTTTTGCATAGTATACACTTGCATCTCTCACAAGTGAAAAAATGAAGTACAAAATATTAGGAGAAATAGTTTATCTTTGTACAACACACTTGCAAATAGGAAAAAGTTATTTCAGAACTCATCTGTGAGATACACTAataactattttctttctttattctatGAAGCATACCTCAAACTACCAGAGCAGACAAAATGTGATTTGTTATGCTGTAACGGAACAGCCAACACGACTCATAGCTTAACAAAATTTGACTGGAAATCTAAAGATGCACTAATACAATGTATTACTACTttatagcaaaaataaatattctttagCACAATCTCTTGAAGACTACGCAGAAATGTGTCTTCATATACACATATTTCCCACTGACTTTCGGTTGGAAGtttactaaattaaaaaaaaattttcaatgaAAATGTGAGGCTGTATTTAGAACCAAACACCAGCAGAAGTTAGCTATATGCTTTTGTTGACAGATTTTACCTTATTCTATCCATGAAATGTTGAAAGTTGTCCAGCGTCGTGATGTTGTAGTTATGTACTTCAAACTGAACATCAGGGTTAATATTCCTTACAGGGGAAACAGCATGAGTCAACGCTAATAAATACAAGGGTAACTTGCACCCTACTTCCTAACTTCACAAGCGTTGCTAGTCTTAAACTTCCAGTCTGAAGTCTAATATGCCCATATGGACAAAAATTCACAGATtaggtcagaaaaaaagcatacTAAAGTGGTAGAACAATCTTCTAAGCAAAAATAGCTATACTTAAAAAGTACATTTACATTAAGGTTTTTGCCAATACAAAAATGTCATTAAAGTATCAACCATTTCCACTGATGTTTTATACCCAAATTTCTAAATTAGACCATGCCACTTTAGCAACAGATATTTCACTTCTAATCACTTGCATAATAGCATCCTGGGTAAATACGTTTTGATACCCACTTTTCTAAATACATACCTCAAAGTACGCTCTGCTGCTTGCACTTTACTTAATCCAGCTTGATGAGGTTGAAAGAAGAGTCTGTTCATGTTTGCCAATTCCACTTTGTCATAATCAAACAGAAGCAGCTACAATAAAGATTATATCAACATATGTGACTTCCTAAAGACTCTGCAACCAAAGCACTACAGTAAGCCATTTTAAATAGCAAAACTCAtgcttggaagaagaaaaaaaaaaaaaaaaaaagagcaaaaaacccaaacctgcaGTCCCATCCAGTTCATATATAAAAAGTTACCAACACTATAAGTACTGAATTCTAAGaattataataattatatatacatataatatatactataaaatttataataaattataaattGTAATAAGTGCTGATTGTAAGACTGAATTCTAATTGCCATTCACCAGCAACTGATTTTTTAAGTCACGAAAATCACTGTTAATAAAAAGCAATTTGTTAATTTGATCTAACCTGAGCAGAATATTCAAGAGATTATCTACATGGACACTAATACGATCAACTGTGTTCTCACATTCCTACTTATCATGATGACATTAACTGGAAATgttatttctttcatttgtgtCTTGGCATGTATTTCAATGCACTTAAGATAACTAGACAATTCACTGACACAGGGATTATATAAATTCCTAATTAGTAGTCCAGTGTCCTTTCCTAGGCCCAAGATGCTGGCCTACAGCAAACGCTCCTTCAGAGAAAGGGGGAACAAaccttacaattaaaaaaaaaaaaaaaaattgtatcacaTCCTTACTGAGAAACTTCTTAAGTTCCCAGAGTAAATGGTCAGTTTTTACCTGGAAATACAAATATCCAGGTTCTTGCCCAAATTCTTCCTTTTAGTTATATTAACTCTGGAGGTTCTTTTATCTATATACATatcaattttttcttttagaagctAAAAATTTAGCAGCAGTTTAAGAATTTCATGTTAAATTGAGTTTTATGACAAAACTGTCTGTTTGAAATTTACTGCCTTTCAGTTTTGTTAATATCTCCTTTTTTCCTCATAACACAGGACTTGATCTTCTTTGAAAGTtacctcctcctttttctttgttttcccattACAATAATCCCATATGATGAATATTATTAGACAGATGGACTCCTATAAGAGCACAGAGAAGACAAGCATCCAAACAAGAATCATCCATATGATACAGAATGAAGCCCTACATAAATCAATTTTACTAACATAAGAAAGACACCAAGATTCCATTCGTGATGTCTACCCAAGTGCTGTTCTTGAGTGCTTGCTCCAAAATACTTTTATTGGGACAAAATCAACTAAGGGAAATCTTATCTGTCTCTTTATACAAAGAACTAGTCCATCTACTATGAACGAGtacaaggaagggaaaaaaaaaaagtcattacctTACCAATGCCACATCTTGTCAACATTTCAGCAGTTACACTGCCAACTCCACCTACACCCACTACTGCAACTGTAAAGGTACGAATTTTctgtagaaagaaataaaacacaaatcagTACATCAAATGCAatcttaatgagaaaaaaaaaacaaaggttgtTTTAACGCAAATACAATCCTACCTCATAGTCTTTGACTATTCCCATTCTTTTTAATGCCATCAGAcggctacaaagaaaaaaaacaatagctTTATCAAAAGGTTCTCTGCGTTTCTAATTGTAATTTGCTGTTCAGATATTTAAAATCATACTTATTTTAAAGGTAAGTCAGCCAAACAACAAACTCAAGCCTGCAGTTCTCACAGCAGTTGGGACTGCCAGCTAGATACAGTCTAAATGCCATTGTAGATATCTCCCTAATAGCAAGAGCAAAGGAGTGCCAACCCCGCAGAAGCTcacaagctttatttttttttctttttggtgtgaATAACATCAGTGAAATGGGGAAAGCCTATCACTATTATACCAAATGAGTCCTGGATTTACAGAATCAAAGCCCGTACTTTTTCCTTCAATGAACAATATGACAGCAGGTCAGCGACGACTCTTCCAGAGTTTTCTGATCAAGCAAATCAGATTAACTCCCTCTCAACACGTAAGCGTACACCCCGCCGGCTTTCCTCAGTGCGGTAACACAGGCCGGCgcagggcggccccgccggggcagcgccgagagcgccccccgccgcggccgggccgccccaACCCCGTcctcggcggggcccggcccgccgccactgccgccccGTGCCCGGCCGGGatccgccgccccccgcccgcccccggctgaggctcggcggcggcggcacctgtAGGGGTTGGAGTCCGTCACCTCGGCGCTCATGCTCTCGATGggagcccgcggcggccgcccgcccctctCGCGCGCCAGCTCTGTCTCCAGCTCCCGCACGCGCCGCTCCAGCCGCTCCAGCCGGCTCCGCtccgccatggcggcggcggcggctcgcagCGACACGTCGACCCTCGCCGGCGGAGCTTCCGGGAGCGCCGGGGAGCGCCGgcccccgcgcgcgccggccccgcgggcagAGTTCCGGGCGGCGGGTAACGGGCGGGCTCTGGCGGTGACCGAGGGGCCGCAGCCTCGCCGGCTGAGCACCTCCGAGCCCCGGCGGCAGTgaaggcgcggcgcggggcccagGGCGGGTACAAGCCGGGGCGGCCTCCGCGCTGGTGGGTAACCGCCTCCCGGAAGCAGCGGCGCGGAGCCCCGTTGGCCTGGCGGCGGGGAGCTCTTTCCCGGACGGACCAAGGCGGCTGCGGTTGCCCCGGCGACGTGGGGCGGGACctggggcggggccgggctggcagcgcgtgATGGCGGCGGAGCCCGGCACCACGGACGTGCGGCCGCAGCACCGCTTCGACCAGGGTGGCTTGGAGCGCTACCTCTGCCGTCACCTGCCCGGCTTCCCCCGGCAGCGCGCCGCGGCTCTGGCCGTCCGGCAGTACAGGTAAGGGCGAGGCGAGGCAAGCGGGGGGCACCTGCAGCGGGTgacggcgggcggcgggcggaaTTAACAGCTGTGCGCCGTGCAAAGGGCTGGCGGCGGGCCGCTTTCGCAGTCGGGGTCATGGTTCATCGCTTGCAGCGCTGGAGAAGTCAAAGTTTGCCGTGGCGGAGAAGATGACCTCTTACATAGGTGGAATCTGCGGCCAGGGTTGGTGGTGCGTTAATGCAAACAGATGATGTTTTGGGTGGACTTTCTTCTGTTCTCAGAAACCCTCCGTGGTTCATTCTACCTAAGTAAACATGTAACTGTTTTATTGCCTCTCACCTACTTATCAGTCATGGCTTATCTGCTTGCTTTTTAATTGCTCAACAAGTAATAATGTTCAGAAGCGCATAAATGGCTTAAGAAGTCAATTTAAAAAACAGATACATATGAACAGCATAGCACTGTGCTGAGATTCTCATTAACGCCCTGGGAACAATGCGTTGCACCTGTAAGGTGCTCACACAGACCTCAAAACCCTGTTTCACAGAAGATGTAGTTTCTTTGGGTTCAGCAAATCGTTTATGTGACTTCAAACCAGAAGCTATTAGGAAAATAAGTgattctgaaaatacattttaattactcAGTAAACATGACCTCAACTGCTTTATCTTCAGCCATCTCTAAGAAACATCACTAACACTATTTTTCATTGTCTTCTGATGCACATCTAAAACATCCATTGAATCCTTAGCTTTACCCAAATCTTCACAAGTACTTTGATCCAAGAGACTTTAGGAGGGACCTCAGGAGAGCACCTAATAGTAAACTCTGCTAATAAATTGTCAGTATTTATGCTTTTACTACTTTATTCATCTTGTGGTTGCACTTCAAGGCTTCAATCAATCCAAAACTTTATTGTGCCCAGTAGAGTATTTGTCTGCACGGTGCAGCTGCTAAACTCTTCTATAGACTGTCCTCTGGCTGCCTCAGGGAAAACAGAAGCCTCCTAGGGAGCATGAGGGCAAAAGCTTGCTTGACTTTGGTTTTCCAATAGTTGTCCAATCTTTTATTGGACTAGATCAGAATGGTTCTTATAAATAATCCAGAATGAGGAGAGGACAGCATATGGATTAGCTCATTTTCCTCAGCCTTGAGGAAAATGAGGATCACGGTGTCATGAAGGGTTTATTTAGAATGTTCTTCTCTTTACCTGTGTATGTGATTGAAAGGTCTAATTTCTATAATTCTTTGTCACTGCAACATTCATTCTGTAAAGCTTCAGAGTTGCTTAAGGCAGTGCCTTATGATGTAAACAGGTGAATAGGCTTGCATTCAGTGGGACTTGGTACTAGAGTTCATCAGTTATTCAGAGAGCTTTCTCTACGTTTGCATTATTGAAACTGCAGCTCACCAAAAGGAAGAATACAATTATGGGTTAGTGTGAATTCTGCTCTGTTTAACTTTTTCCAAATTGGGTAGTTTTAAGGTTAATACCATCCATCCACTGCAGGCCTTGAAAGCATTCATGATGTCTTTTGGCGAGAGGGGAGAAGGTTATCTTCCTTTCACAAAAGAACAAATTGTTCAGGCCAAGTCACAGTGCACTTTGCATTGTTTATGTTAATTGTCTGCAAACTTGAATTCATAAGTAATTTAAATCTTCTTATTTGTAGCTCAGGCCAGTCAAATCCAACCTTTTatctccagaaggatgggcaggCTTATGTACTCAGGAAGAAGCCTCATGGTCCCCTTTTACCTAGAGCTCACAAGGTGAGTAACTTTCTTTGATAAGCTCCAAACACTTTTTATTGCAGGTGTTTAAGTCATATAAATGATGGTGCATCATGTTTCAGTGATTATTGAGTATTTGTCTAGAAATGCAATGA contains:
- the UBA5 gene encoding ubiquitin-like modifier-activating enzyme 5, which translates into the protein MAERSRLERLERRVRELETELARERGGRPPRAPIESMSAEVTDSNPYSRLMALKRMGIVKDYEKIRTFTVAVVGVGGVGSVTAEMLTRCGIGKLLLFDYDKVELANMNRLFFQPHQAGLSKVQAAERTLRNINPDVQFEVHNYNITTLDNFQHFMDRISNGALEEGKPVDLVLSCVDNFEARMAINTACNELGQIWMESGVSENAVSGHIQLIIPGESACFACAPPLVVAANIDEKTLKREGVCAASLPTTMGVVAGILVQNVLKYLLNFGTVSYYLGYNAMQDFFPTMAMKPNPQCGDQNCRKQQENYKKKEAVQSKQEVIEQEEEIVHEDNDWGIELVSEISEEELTAASGPVPDLPEGITVAYTIPNKEENAVTDETVAESEESLEELMAKMKNM